Proteins from a genomic interval of Pseudomonas silesiensis:
- a CDS encoding MaoC family dehydratase → MTQVTNTPYEALEVGQTASYSKTVEERDIQLFAAMSGDHNPVHLDAEYAAGTMFKERIAHGMFSGALISAAVACELPGPGTIYIGQQMSFQKPVKIGDTLTVRLEILEKLPKFRVRIATRVFNQRDELVVDGEAEILAPRKQQTVTLTTPPAISIG, encoded by the coding sequence ATGACCCAGGTTACCAACACCCCTTACGAAGCCCTCGAAGTCGGCCAGACCGCCAGCTACAGCAAGACGGTCGAAGAGCGCGACATTCAGTTGTTCGCCGCGATGTCCGGCGATCACAACCCGGTACACCTGGACGCTGAATACGCCGCCGGCACCATGTTCAAGGAACGCATCGCCCACGGCATGTTCAGCGGCGCGCTGATCAGCGCGGCCGTGGCTTGCGAGCTGCCTGGGCCGGGGACGATTTATATCGGTCAGCAGATGAGCTTTCAGAAGCCGGTGAAGATTGGCGACACCCTGACCGTACGCCTGGAGATTCTCGAGAAGCTGCCCAAGTTTCGTGTGCGGATCGCCACTCGCGTGTTCAACCAGCGCGATGAGTTGGTGGTGGATGGCGAGGCGGAGATTCTGGCGCCGCGCAAGCAGCAGACTGTGACATTGACGACCCCGCCGGCGATCAGCATCGGCTAG
- a CDS encoding PA2169 family four-helix-bundle protein: MTDMNKEAISVLNDLIETSKDGQEGFKTCAEDIKNPELKTLFVQRSADCAAAAAELQAAVRSMGGDPETSTSVSGDLHRRWVDVKSMFTGKDEEAVLNEAERGEDHALKAYKEALEKITKHNLVGIRDVVERQYHGVQRNHDQVKALRNQARARS; the protein is encoded by the coding sequence ATGACCGACATGAATAAAGAAGCCATCTCTGTACTCAACGACCTGATTGAAACCAGCAAAGACGGTCAGGAAGGGTTCAAGACTTGCGCTGAAGACATCAAGAATCCGGAACTGAAAACGCTGTTCGTGCAGCGTTCCGCCGACTGCGCCGCCGCAGCGGCCGAACTGCAAGCAGCCGTGCGTTCGATGGGCGGCGATCCGGAAACCTCCACCAGTGTCAGCGGTGACCTGCACCGTCGCTGGGTCGACGTTAAGTCCATGTTCACCGGCAAGGATGAAGAAGCCGTGTTGAACGAAGCCGAGCGCGGTGAAGACCATGCGCTGAAGGCTTACAAAGAAGCCCTGGAAAAAATCACCAAGCACAACCTGGTGGGCATTCGTGACGTGGTTGAGCGTCAGTACCACGGCGTGCAACGTAACCACGATCAGGTGAAAGCCCTGCGTAATCAGGCTCGCGCGCGCTCGTAA
- a CDS encoding DUF3820 family protein encodes MNPEKLELLVTREMPFGKYKGRIIADLPGQYLNWFAREGFPRGELGGLLALMQEIDHNGLSELLEPLRAKHGKPAPRH; translated from the coding sequence ATGAATCCTGAAAAGCTCGAATTGCTGGTCACCCGTGAGATGCCCTTCGGCAAATACAAGGGTCGAATCATTGCCGACCTGCCCGGCCAATACCTGAACTGGTTCGCCCGGGAGGGTTTCCCCCGCGGTGAACTGGGTGGCTTGCTGGCCCTGATGCAGGAAATCGATCACAACGGCCTGTCGGAGTTGCTCGAACCGCTGCGCGCCAAACATGGCAAACCCGCCCCTCGCCACTGA
- a CDS encoding DUF1656 domain-containing protein — protein sequence MGLREWSVGGVLLSPFLIYVLLALLVTGGLRLLLRLTPVGRWIWHEALFDCALYVCVLTLITVVLGPL from the coding sequence ATGGGCTTGCGTGAGTGGTCGGTGGGTGGCGTGCTGCTCAGCCCGTTTCTGATTTATGTGTTGCTGGCACTGCTGGTGACCGGCGGCTTGCGCCTGTTGTTGCGCCTGACCCCGGTCGGCCGCTGGATCTGGCACGAAGCATTATTCGATTGCGCCTTGTACGTCTGTGTATTGACCCTGATCACCGTCGTCCTCGGACCTTTATAA
- a CDS encoding bifunctional 4-hydroxy-2-oxoglutarate aldolase/2-dehydro-3-deoxy-phosphogluconate aldolase, with translation MTNTSPTVSMADKVALIDSLCAKARILPVITIAREQDILPLADALAAGGLTALEVTLRSQFGLKAIQVLREQRPELVTGAGTVLDRRMLAAAEAAGSQFIVTPGITRDLLEASVDSPIPLLPGISNASGIMEGYGLGYRRFKLFPAEVSGGVAAIKALGGPFGEVKFCPTGGVSPANIKSYMALKNVMCVGGSWMLDPEWIKNGDWARIQECTAEALALLD, from the coding sequence ATGACAAACACATCCCCGACCGTTTCCATGGCGGACAAAGTTGCCCTGATCGACAGTCTCTGCGCCAAGGCGCGGATCCTGCCGGTGATCACCATCGCTCGCGAACAGGACATCCTGCCGCTGGCCGACGCCCTCGCGGCCGGTGGCCTGACCGCCCTGGAAGTGACCCTGCGTTCGCAATTCGGCCTCAAGGCCATCCAGGTTCTGCGCGAACAGCGTCCGGAGCTGGTGACCGGTGCCGGTACGGTGCTTGATCGCAGGATGCTGGCGGCGGCCGAAGCCGCAGGTTCGCAGTTCATCGTCACGCCGGGCATCACCCGTGATCTGCTCGAAGCTAGCGTCGACAGCCCGATCCCGCTGTTGCCAGGCATCAGCAATGCCTCGGGCATCATGGAAGGCTATGGCCTGGGTTATCGCCGTTTCAAGCTGTTCCCGGCGGAAGTCAGCGGCGGCGTGGCAGCCATCAAGGCCCTGGGCGGCCCGTTCGGCGAAGTGAAATTCTGCCCGACCGGCGGCGTCAGCCCGGCCAACATCAAGAGCTACATGGCGTTGAAAAACGTCATGTGCGTGGGCGGTAGCTGGATGCTTGATCCCGAGTGGATCAAGAACGGCGACTGGGCCCGCATTCAGGAATGCACCGCCGAGGCACTGGCGCTGCTGGACTGA
- a CDS encoding alpha/beta hydrolase: MIHDTFWLTASDHSRLFVNQWLPIAPLKAVILLAHGMAEHSARYARLAEKCCEQGYGVYAPDLRGHGKTAENGTLGHFADDDGWCKVVGDLASLNQHIGQHHPGMPIVLLGHSMGSYLAQAYLLHHSASLHGAILSGSNFQPGALYRAARQIARLERLRQGPKGRSALIEWLSFGSFNKKFKPERTPFDWLSRDPAEVDKYANDPLCGFRCTNQFWIDLLGGLQQISKASNLAQIDPGLPLLVMGGECDPVSEGKRLKDLAHALRAAGSQNLQLNIYPQARHELFNESNRDEVTADVLNWIAQALSHRRPPRSE, from the coding sequence ATGATCCACGACACTTTCTGGCTGACCGCGAGTGACCACAGTCGACTCTTCGTCAACCAGTGGCTGCCCATCGCGCCTTTGAAAGCCGTGATCCTGCTGGCCCATGGCATGGCGGAACACAGTGCCCGCTACGCCCGCCTGGCGGAAAAATGCTGTGAGCAGGGCTACGGTGTGTATGCCCCGGACCTGCGTGGACATGGCAAAACTGCCGAAAACGGGACCCTGGGGCATTTCGCCGACGACGACGGCTGGTGCAAGGTGGTCGGTGATCTCGCCAGCCTCAACCAGCACATCGGTCAACACCATCCCGGCATGCCGATCGTCTTGCTGGGGCATAGCATGGGCAGCTACCTGGCCCAGGCGTATCTGCTGCACCACAGCGCCAGCCTGCACGGCGCCATACTCAGCGGTTCCAACTTCCAGCCGGGGGCGCTTTATCGAGCGGCCCGCCAGATCGCCCGGCTCGAACGGTTGCGCCAGGGCCCCAAGGGCCGCAGCGCCCTGATCGAATGGTTGTCCTTCGGCTCGTTCAACAAGAAATTCAAACCGGAGCGCACACCGTTCGACTGGCTCAGTCGCGATCCGGCCGAGGTCGACAAGTATGCCAATGACCCGCTCTGCGGCTTCCGTTGCACCAATCAGTTCTGGATCGATCTGCTGGGCGGCTTGCAGCAAATCAGCAAAGCGTCCAATCTCGCTCAGATCGATCCGGGCCTGCCGCTGCTGGTGATGGGCGGCGAATGTGATCCGGTGAGTGAGGGCAAGCGTCTCAAGGATCTGGCTCATGCTCTGCGCGCCGCCGGTAGCCAGAACCTGCAACTGAACATTTACCCGCAGGCACGGCATGAACTGTTCAATGAGAGCAACCGCGATGAAGTGACCGCCGATGTACTGAACTGGATCGCCCAGGCGCTGAGCCATCGACGGCCACCCCGATCCGAATAG
- a CDS encoding HlyD family secretion protein: MRTPVRVGVTLCLVAVAIFAGFHLWQYYMLTPWTRDARIRADVVVIAPDVSGWVRELKAFDNQQVKAGDLLLSIDRDRFEAALEKAQAVVHTRQQQLNLREHEASRRASLGPQAISAELRENAQINAGIARGELREAQAEAKVAQLNLDRSQVHAPRSGHITNLRLAQGNYVNAGQPVMALIDDSTFYVQAYFEETKLPRIRIGDPVKVWLMSAGEALEGHVESISRGITDRNTTPDGQLLAEVEPTFNWVRLAQRIPVRIKLDKIPEGINMSSGMTASVQVQEGP, encoded by the coding sequence ATGCGTACACCTGTACGTGTAGGCGTCACCCTGTGCCTGGTGGCGGTGGCGATCTTTGCCGGTTTCCACTTGTGGCAGTACTACATGTTAACGCCCTGGACCCGCGACGCGCGGATCCGGGCCGACGTGGTGGTCATCGCCCCTGATGTGTCGGGCTGGGTGCGTGAGCTCAAGGCTTTCGACAACCAGCAGGTCAAGGCCGGCGATCTGTTGTTGAGCATTGACCGCGACCGCTTCGAAGCAGCATTGGAGAAAGCGCAAGCGGTGGTCCACACCCGCCAGCAACAACTTAATCTGCGAGAGCACGAGGCCAGCCGCCGCGCCAGCCTCGGGCCGCAGGCGATCAGTGCCGAGCTGCGTGAAAATGCGCAAATCAACGCCGGCATCGCCCGTGGCGAACTGCGTGAAGCCCAGGCCGAAGCCAAGGTCGCGCAACTCAACCTGGACCGCAGCCAGGTCCATGCGCCGCGCAGTGGCCACATCACCAACCTGCGCCTGGCCCAGGGCAACTACGTGAACGCCGGGCAACCGGTGATGGCGCTGATCGACGACTCGACGTTTTATGTGCAGGCCTATTTCGAGGAAACCAAACTGCCGCGGATTCGCATCGGCGACCCGGTGAAGGTCTGGTTGATGAGCGCCGGGGAGGCGTTGGAGGGGCACGTGGAAAGCATCAGTCGCGGGATTACCGACCGCAACACCACACCGGATGGGCAGTTGCTGGCGGAGGTGGAACCGACGTTCAACTGGGTCAGGCTGGCCCAGCGGATTCCGGTGCGGATCAAACTGGACAAGATCCCGGAGGGGATCAATATGAGTTCGGGGATGACGGCGAGTGTGCAGGTGCAGGAAGGGCCGTAA
- the pgl gene encoding 6-phosphogluconolactonase has translation MAISELKLPQGVSAHEFKSPVLLAEGLALKVARQLSDAIDARGTATLVVSGGRSPVAFFQHLAKQTLDWSNVVVTLADERWVPVEHADSNAGLLKRYLLQGPAAKAQFLSLYSATANLEQAAEQADRLLGELPPIDVLILGMGDDGHTASLFPNSPNLADALKVDGSRRCWPMLAPTVPHQRLTMSRALLASATNTVLSISGQSKLTTLSAALAGDDVAAMPIRAFLQPTLEIYWCP, from the coding sequence ATGGCGATATCTGAATTGAAACTGCCTCAGGGCGTCAGCGCCCATGAGTTCAAGAGCCCGGTGTTGCTCGCCGAAGGCCTGGCGCTGAAAGTGGCCAGGCAATTGAGCGACGCGATCGATGCCAGGGGTACCGCAACGCTGGTGGTCTCTGGCGGTCGCAGCCCGGTGGCGTTCTTCCAGCACCTGGCCAAGCAGACACTGGACTGGTCCAACGTCGTGGTGACCCTGGCGGACGAGCGTTGGGTGCCGGTGGAACACGCCGACAGCAATGCCGGTCTGCTCAAGCGCTACCTGTTGCAAGGCCCGGCGGCCAAGGCTCAGTTTTTGAGCCTCTATAGCGCCACCGCCAATCTCGAACAGGCGGCCGAGCAGGCTGATCGCTTGTTGGGTGAGTTGCCACCGATCGACGTGCTGATCCTGGGCATGGGCGACGATGGCCACACCGCTTCGCTGTTCCCGAACAGCCCGAACCTGGCCGATGCCTTGAAAGTCGATGGCAGCCGGCGCTGCTGGCCGATGCTGGCGCCGACCGTGCCGCATCAGCGCCTGACCATGAGTCGCGCGCTGCTGGCTTCGGCGACGAACACCGTTTTATCGATTTCCGGTCAGTCCAAACTGACCACCCTGAGTGCCGCATTGGCCGGTGACGATGTCGCCGCCATGCCGATTCGCGCGTTTCTGCAACCTACGTTAGAGATTTACTGGTGCCCATGA
- a CDS encoding intradiol ring-cleavage dioxygenase gives MDDNTSAVPSTPAYLLSPEQIAGPYFRNPKLIRRNISEGMDGIPLVLRLTVVDATTGRPVPDALVDIWHCNARGAYSGWSKIDPDKEVDVDRIGSIQRTDDDTYLRGGQFTDKKGIVRFTTIYPGFYAGRALHIHVAIRITAGNNYLQERHVAWVGQLYLPEVASRSVLNAREYSGRSVSPLTNGEDFFYETMGGEASTLNVHTLGRDSKEDGFFGQMTIGIDTFAVSTQIKPEDFDKFTV, from the coding sequence ATGGACGACAACACCTCAGCAGTACCCTCGACACCGGCTTATCTGCTGTCACCCGAACAGATCGCCGGCCCGTATTTCCGCAATCCGAAACTGATCAGAAGAAACATCAGCGAAGGGATGGATGGCATCCCCCTGGTGCTGAGGCTGACGGTAGTCGATGCAACGACGGGCCGGCCGGTGCCTGATGCGCTGGTGGATATCTGGCATTGCAATGCCCGCGGGGCTTATTCAGGCTGGAGCAAGATCGATCCGGACAAAGAGGTCGACGTCGACCGCATCGGCTCGATCCAGCGCACCGACGATGATACCTACCTGCGTGGCGGGCAATTTACGGACAAGAAGGGCATCGTTCGGTTTACCACGATCTATCCGGGGTTTTATGCCGGCCGGGCCCTGCACATTCATGTCGCCATCCGCATCACGGCCGGCAATAACTATCTGCAAGAGCGACACGTCGCCTGGGTCGGTCAGCTGTACCTGCCCGAAGTGGCCTCGCGCTCGGTTCTCAACGCCAGGGAATACAGCGGTCGATCCGTTTCGCCGCTGACCAACGGTGAGGATTTTTTCTATGAAACCATGGGCGGTGAAGCTTCAACGCTGAACGTTCACACGCTCGGTCGAGACTCGAAAGAAGATGGCTTCTTCGGGCAGATGACCATCGGCATCGACACGTTCGCGGTGTCGACGCAGATCAAGCCCGAAGACTTCGACAAGTTTACCGTGTGA
- the zwf gene encoding glucose-6-phosphate dehydrogenase gives MPSITVEPCTFALFGALGDLALRKLFPALYQLDGAGLLHEDTRIIALAREPGSEQQHLAFIAAELRRYVNDKELDEAVVERFLARLSYLHVDFLKADDYVALAERAGSAQRVIAYFATPAAVYGAICENLSKVGLTENTRVVLEKPIGSDLESSRKVNDAVAQFFPENRTYRIDHYLGKETVQNLIALRFANSLFETQWNQNYISHVEITVAEKVGIEGRWGYFDKAGQLRDMIQNHLLQLLCLIAMDPPADLSADSIRDEKVKVLKALAPISPEGLTTQVVRGQYIAGHSEGKSVPGYLEEPNSNTQSDTETFVALRADIRNWRWAGVPFYLRTGKRMPQKLSQIVIHFKEPSHYIFAPEQRLQISNKLIIRLQPDEGISLRVMTKEQGLDKGMQLRSGPLQLNFSDTYRSARIPDAYERLLLEVMRGNQNLFVRKDEIEAAWNWCDQLIAGWKKSGDAPKPYAAGSWGPMSSIALITRDGRSWYGDI, from the coding sequence ATGCCTTCGATTACGGTTGAACCGTGCACCTTTGCCTTGTTCGGCGCCCTCGGCGATCTGGCCCTGCGCAAGCTGTTTCCTGCCCTCTATCAACTCGATGGCGCGGGCCTGCTTCATGAGGATACGCGCATCATCGCGCTGGCCCGTGAACCCGGCAGCGAGCAGCAGCATCTGGCGTTCATCGCCGCCGAGCTGCGTCGGTACGTCAATGACAAAGAGCTGGACGAAGCGGTCGTCGAACGCTTCCTGGCTCGCCTGAGCTACCTGCACGTCGATTTCCTCAAGGCTGACGACTACGTCGCCCTGGCCGAAAGGGCCGGCAGCGCCCAGCGCGTGATCGCCTACTTCGCGACACCGGCAGCGGTTTACGGCGCGATCTGCGAGAACCTGTCGAAGGTCGGTCTGACTGAAAACACCCGCGTGGTGCTGGAAAAACCCATCGGTTCGGACTTGGAATCCTCGCGCAAGGTCAACGACGCCGTAGCGCAGTTCTTCCCGGAGAACCGCACCTACCGCATCGACCACTACCTGGGCAAGGAAACCGTACAGAACCTGATCGCCCTGCGGTTTGCCAACAGCCTGTTCGAGACCCAGTGGAACCAGAACTACATCTCCCACGTGGAAATTACCGTGGCCGAGAAAGTCGGGATCGAAGGTCGCTGGGGCTACTTCGACAAGGCCGGTCAGCTGCGGGACATGATCCAGAACCACCTGCTGCAACTGCTATGCCTGATCGCCATGGACCCGCCGGCCGACCTGTCCGCCGACAGCATTCGTGACGAGAAAGTCAAAGTCCTCAAGGCCCTGGCGCCGATCAGCCCGGAAGGCCTGACCACGCAAGTGGTGCGCGGCCAGTACATCGCCGGCCATAGCGAAGGCAAATCGGTCCCCGGTTACCTGGAAGAGCCGAACTCCAACACCCAGAGCGACACCGAAACCTTCGTTGCCCTGCGTGCCGACATTCGCAACTGGCGCTGGGCCGGTGTGCCGTTCTACCTGCGCACCGGCAAGCGCATGCCGCAGAAGCTGTCGCAGATCGTCATCCACTTCAAGGAGCCGTCGCACTACATCTTCGCGCCCGAGCAGCGCTTGCAGATCAGCAACAAGCTGATCATCCGCCTGCAACCGGACGAAGGCATTTCATTGCGGGTGATGACCAAAGAACAAGGCCTGGACAAGGGCATGCAGCTGCGCAGCGGTCCGTTGCAGCTGAATTTTTCCGACACTTATCGTAGCGCACGGATTCCCGATGCCTACGAGCGGTTGTTGCTGGAAGTGATGCGCGGCAATCAGAACCTGTTTGTCCGTAAAGATGAAATCGAAGCCGCGTGGAATTGGTGTGACCAGTTGATCGCCGGGTGGAAAAAATCCGGTGACGCGCCCAAGCCGTACGCGGCCGGGTCCTGGGGACCGATGAGCTCCATTGCACTGATCACGCGGGACGGGAGGTCGTGGTATGGCGATATCTGA
- a CDS encoding aminotransferase class V-fold PLP-dependent enzyme, with product MPDNTRRARDEAFWLTFADRYAIEPGPVNLENGYFGRMSRTVVEEYQRNIELINRSNSVHARQRFDRDESLEIRAQVAGLVGVCADAVALTRNASDGLQSLIRNYNRLKPGDQVLICDLEYDTVKSAMRWLARYRGVEVIEIEHGHPASFDSLLATYRDAFVRYPRLKLMALTHVTHRTGLVMPVKAIAAAAREHAVDVILDGAHALGQIEFDFEDLGVSFAGYNLHKWIGAPLTLGFIYINPERLADIDPDMGEMHFPTTDIRARTPHSTPNIPALLTLPLVLEEHRTMGGSAAKGARLNYLRNRWVRAVRELSGVEVMTPDDPRLYCGITSVRFTRHADQQAMAERLLKDYNLFTIARSGAASGPCIRITPGLTTTAADIDLLIRALNELR from the coding sequence ATGCCCGATAATACCCGCCGCGCCCGTGATGAAGCCTTCTGGCTGACCTTTGCCGACCGCTACGCTATCGAACCCGGCCCGGTCAATCTGGAGAACGGTTACTTCGGGCGCATGTCGCGCACGGTGGTCGAGGAGTATCAGCGCAACATCGAATTGATCAACCGCAGCAACTCGGTGCACGCACGCCAACGCTTCGATCGGGACGAAAGCCTGGAAATCCGTGCGCAAGTGGCCGGGCTGGTTGGCGTCTGCGCGGACGCCGTCGCCCTCACCCGCAACGCTTCGGACGGCTTGCAGTCGCTGATCCGCAACTACAACCGGCTCAAGCCGGGCGATCAGGTCCTGATCTGCGATCTGGAATACGACACGGTCAAAAGTGCCATGCGCTGGCTGGCACGCTATCGCGGGGTCGAGGTGATCGAGATCGAACACGGCCACCCTGCCAGTTTCGACAGTTTGCTGGCCACTTACCGCGACGCCTTCGTGCGTTATCCGCGCCTCAAACTGATGGCTCTGACCCACGTCACCCATCGCACTGGCCTGGTGATGCCGGTGAAGGCGATTGCCGCCGCGGCCAGGGAACATGCCGTCGATGTGATCCTCGACGGCGCCCATGCATTGGGCCAGATCGAGTTCGATTTCGAGGACCTGGGTGTCTCCTTCGCGGGTTACAACCTGCACAAATGGATCGGCGCGCCGCTGACTTTGGGGTTTATCTACATCAACCCCGAGCGCCTGGCCGACATCGACCCGGACATGGGCGAGATGCACTTCCCGACCACCGACATTCGCGCCCGCACGCCACACAGCACGCCGAACATTCCGGCGCTGCTGACCCTGCCGCTGGTATTGGAGGAACACCGGACCATGGGCGGTTCCGCCGCCAAGGGCGCACGCCTCAACTACCTGCGCAACCGCTGGGTCCGCGCGGTACGCGAACTGTCGGGCGTCGAAGTCATGACTCCGGATGACCCGCGCCTGTATTGCGGCATCACTTCTGTGCGTTTTACCCGGCATGCCGATCAACAGGCGATGGCCGAGCGGTTGCTCAAGGACTACAACCTGTTCACCATTGCGCGCAGCGGCGCCGCGAGCGGTCCGTGCATTCGCATTACGCCGGGCCTCACCACCACCGCTGCGGACATTGATCTGTTGATTCGGGCGCTGAACGAGCTGCGTTGA
- a CDS encoding FUSC family protein, with protein sequence MPITLQALFAPDRRALQFAIKTLLGGGLALWLALRWGLEQPAWALMTAFIVAQPLSGMVVQKGLARLLGTLVGTIMSVVFMGLFAQTPWLFLLALALWLGLCTASSTMLRSAWSYSFVLAGYTVAIIALPALAHPLTVFDQAVARCTEICLGILCATATSALLWPMRVEQQLADQARAAWQSGMNAARATLAGDGQARKGLLEILGRIVAVDAQREHAWFEGSLGRQRARSISGLSQKLLMLLRIARSVRRQWKQLEPREAEQLRPWMSEVQEALASPDNATLQALRPRLLDASHDPLISSAQSFCLARFTLLLDTALAASAALKAVEEGKETVDPPRTLAPHRDLSLALVFGARSALAFLVVSCFWLATAWPAASGALLLTCVVCSLFASRENGAQIGMSFMRGIFLAIPAAFFVGQILLPQWSSFALLCLGMGVPLFFGALGMANPQIGATATSFCLHFIVLISPLNAMKFDVANFFNSAQAMVIGVGAAVLAFRLLILRNPAWHGRRLLVATLHDLVRLTRRNLRGAESWFGGRMADRLLQLARHYPELPEPARSRWDDGLLGLDIGDELLHLRLSMAVAQTPVSAAQRRYLDQLETVLEQGPAGSRADALEHPSEEFLKTLYALPASDAVKLAQGAVLQLQSSWRAWCRQQEEPHGLA encoded by the coding sequence GTGCCTATCACCTTGCAGGCTTTGTTTGCGCCTGACCGCCGCGCCCTACAGTTCGCGATCAAGACCTTGCTCGGCGGCGGCCTGGCGCTGTGGCTGGCATTGCGTTGGGGACTGGAGCAACCGGCCTGGGCGCTGATGACCGCCTTCATCGTCGCCCAACCTCTGTCCGGGATGGTGGTTCAGAAGGGGCTGGCACGTTTGCTGGGGACCCTGGTCGGGACAATCATGTCGGTGGTGTTCATGGGGTTGTTTGCCCAGACACCGTGGCTGTTTCTGTTGGCATTGGCGTTGTGGCTCGGTCTGTGTACGGCCAGTTCGACGATGTTGCGCAGTGCCTGGTCCTATTCGTTCGTGCTGGCCGGCTATACGGTGGCGATCATCGCCTTGCCGGCCCTTGCCCATCCGCTGACAGTGTTTGATCAAGCCGTGGCTCGCTGCACGGAAATCTGCCTGGGCATTCTGTGCGCCACCGCCACCAGTGCGCTGCTGTGGCCGATGCGGGTCGAGCAACAACTGGCGGATCAGGCGCGGGCGGCATGGCAGAGCGGGATGAATGCCGCACGAGCGACCTTGGCCGGCGACGGCCAGGCGCGCAAAGGCCTGCTGGAGATCCTCGGCAGGATCGTCGCGGTGGATGCCCAGCGCGAACATGCCTGGTTCGAAGGCAGTCTTGGCCGCCAGCGCGCGCGGTCCATCAGTGGCCTGAGCCAGAAGCTGTTGATGTTGCTGCGCATCGCCCGTTCGGTGCGCCGCCAGTGGAAGCAGCTGGAACCGCGAGAGGCCGAGCAACTGAGGCCGTGGATGAGCGAAGTCCAGGAGGCGCTCGCCAGTCCGGATAACGCGACCCTGCAAGCCCTGCGCCCGCGGTTGCTCGATGCCAGCCATGACCCGCTGATCAGTTCCGCGCAGAGTTTCTGCCTGGCGCGTTTTACCTTGCTGCTCGATACCGCCCTGGCGGCGAGCGCGGCACTGAAAGCGGTGGAGGAGGGCAAGGAAACGGTCGATCCGCCGCGAACCCTGGCCCCGCATCGCGACCTGTCATTGGCGCTGGTATTCGGTGCCCGCAGCGCCCTGGCATTTCTGGTGGTGTCATGCTTCTGGCTGGCGACTGCCTGGCCCGCCGCCTCGGGCGCATTGCTACTGACCTGTGTGGTGTGCAGCCTGTTTGCCAGCCGCGAAAACGGTGCGCAGATCGGCATGAGTTTTATGCGCGGGATTTTCCTGGCGATTCCGGCGGCGTTTTTCGTCGGGCAGATCCTGTTGCCGCAATGGAGCAGCTTTGCCTTGCTCTGCCTCGGGATGGGCGTGCCTTTATTCTTCGGTGCGCTGGGCATGGCCAATCCGCAGATCGGTGCCACGGCGACCTCGTTCTGCCTGCACTTCATTGTCTTGATTTCGCCGCTCAACGCGATGAAGTTCGATGTTGCCAATTTCTTCAACAGTGCCCAGGCGATGGTAATCGGCGTGGGCGCGGCGGTCCTGGCGTTCCGGCTGTTGATCCTGCGCAATCCGGCGTGGCATGGCCGCCGCCTGCTGGTGGCGACACTCCATGATCTGGTGCGCCTGACCCGGCGCAATCTGCGCGGTGCCGAAAGCTGGTTCGGTGGGCGGATGGCCGATCGTTTGCTGCAACTGGCGCGGCACTATCCCGAATTGCCTGAACCGGCGCGCAGCCGCTGGGACGACGGGTTGCTGGGTCTGGACATCGGCGACGAACTGCTGCATTTACGTTTGAGCATGGCGGTGGCGCAGACACCCGTCAGTGCGGCGCAACGGCGTTATCTCGATCAATTGGAGACAGTCCTCGAGCAAGGCCCGGCCGGCAGTCGTGCCGATGCACTGGAACACCCCAGCGAAGAATTCTTGAAAACCTTGTACGCGTTGCCCGCCAGCGATGCGGTGAAACTGGCCCAGGGTGCGGTGCTGCAATTGCAGAGCAGCTGGCGTGCCTGGTGTCGTCAGCAGGAGGAGCCTCATGGGCTTGCGTGA